TTCTAGCATTATAAGGATCCAAATTTCCAGTTGGTTCGTCAGCAATTAAAATTTCGGGTTTTTTAGCCAAAGCTCTTGCCAAGGCAACTCTCTGCTTTTCTCCTTCAGATAGCTCATACGGAAACTTATTTTGTTTATCTAACATATCTACAAGTTCAAGTGAGTTAAAGGTATTTTCTTCTATTTCTTTTTTTTCTTGCCCCAAAATATCCAAAGCAAAGGCTATATTTTCAAAAACAGTTTTATCATCTAAAAGTTTATAATCTTGGAAAACAACTCCTATTTTTTGCCTTATTTTGTATATTTTGTTTTTCGGAACTTTTAATAAATTTTGCTCTAAAACAAAAATTTCACCTGCGCTCGGCATCTCGAAACTTGATATTATTTTTAACAAGGTAGTTTTTCCGGCACCTGACCTCCCAACAACAAAAACAAATTCGCCTTTTTCTACTTCAAAACTAATATCTTTTAAAGCAACAACTCTTTCTTTTAGCGCAGTTTTATAAATTTTTGTTATATTTTTAGCCTTTATTATCATTTTCTTTTAAATATAATTCGGCTTCTATTATATCATCTAGATCTCCTTCCAACACTTTTTCGACATCAGAAGTTTCGTACCCGCTTCTATAATCTTTTAAAAG
This region of bacterium HR34 genomic DNA includes:
- the ftsE gene encoding Cell division ATP-binding protein FtsE is translated as MIIKAKNITKIYKTALKERVVALKDISFEVEKGEFVFVVGRSGAGKTTLLKIISSFEMPSAGEIFVLEQNLLKVPKNKIYKIRQKIGVVFQDYKLLDDKTVFENIAFALDILGQEKKEIEENTFNSLELVDMLDKQNKFPYELSEGEKQRVALARALAKKPEILIADEPTGNLDPYNARMVVNILKKVNSLGTTILFATHNREVLEYANDKKRILSLDFGKLVLDSKEGKFIL